In a single window of the Nicotiana tomentosiformis chromosome 8, ASM39032v3, whole genome shotgun sequence genome:
- the LOC138897265 gene encoding uncharacterized protein yields the protein MKKVKIIKEQLKTAQSHHKSYSDVRRIDLEFKEDDWVFLKVSPMNGIMQFGRKGKLSSRYVRPYRFIQRISQVAYKLDLPPEMSLVHPVFHVSMLKKVIGDPSLIVPVETIEVNEELTYEEIPVAILDRQV from the coding sequence AtgaaaaaggttaagatcattaaggagcagttgaaaactgctcagagtcatcacaaatcctattcggatgttcgtcgcatagacttagagttcaaagaagatgattgggtattcttgaaggtttcccccatgaatgGTATAATGCAGTTTGGAAGGAAAGGGAAATTGAGCtcgaggtatgtcagaccgtacaGATTCATTCAGAGGATTAGCCAGGTGGCGTACAAGTTGGacctaccacctgagatgtcattagtgcatccggtatttcatgtgtctatgttgaagaaggtaatcGGAGATCCATCGCTTATTGTgccagttgagactattgaggttaatgaggaactgacctatgaagaaattccagttgccattcttgataggcaagtttga